From a single Lolium rigidum isolate FL_2022 chromosome 7, APGP_CSIRO_Lrig_0.1, whole genome shotgun sequence genomic region:
- the LOC124670906 gene encoding uncharacterized protein At4g06744-like — protein sequence MAVRVPNHALVLALVVVLATAHDVASATESSSRTRSAEGTSGGNAPSTTVSLVGCGCAPSRSSTGSLKGCPCSPPPPPACPPPPPPPPPPPPPACPPPPPPPPPACPPPPPPACPPPSPAPEPWDFENEKLRALYPVIHAFKDTITSDPLGVTATWVGKDICASHRNGTAYKGFYCDFPPDANTTLTVASIDFNGFHLCAPTLAGFIDAFPDLALFHANSNNFSGDLPDLTHLRYFYELDLSNNAFSGAFPASVPPLGGLLFLDLRFNGFAGEVPPPVFGISVEALFLNNNGFSGRIPDTFGSTTAQYLVVANNRFTGPIPKSIFNVSGTLSEVLFLNNDLSGCLPYEIGLVEGLTVFDAGGNRIRGPIPLSFGCLADVDALNLASNQLYGHVPDVLCLLYKTGKLTNLSLSDNYFHSVGYHCLELVRARVLDVRRNCIPGFPGQRPPFECALFYADPRNHCPFIPHIPCDLPGFKPPAIATLPAGKGVVHGYGEGSGGGN from the coding sequence ATGGCGGTTCGAGTGCCAAACCATGCACTCGTTCTTGCATTGGTGGTTGTGCTTGCCACGGCGCACGACGTAGCAAGTGCAACCGAGAGCTCCAGCCGCACTCGATCTGCTGAAGGGACGAGCGGCGGCAATGCGCCATCGACGACGGTGTCGTTGGTAGGGTGCGGgtgcgcgccgtcgcggtcgtcgACGGGGTCGCTGAAAGGCTGTCCatgctcgccgccgcctccgccggcgtgcccgcctcctccgccaccacctcctccccctcctccgcctGCGTGCCCACCACCTCCCCCACCGCCTCCACCAGCGtgcccaccgccgcctccgccggcgtgtccgccgccatcgccggcacCGGAACCGTGGGACTTCGAGAACGAGAAGCTGAGGGCGCTGTACCCGGTGATCCACGCGTTCAAGGATACGATCACGTCCGACCCGCTGGGCGTGACGGCGACGTGGGTGGGCAAGGACATCTGCGCCAGCCACAGGAACGGCACCGCCTACAAGGGCTTCTACTGCGACTTCCCTCCCGACGCCAACACCACGCTCACCGTCGCCTCCATCGACTTCAACGGCTTCCACCTCTGCGCGCCCACGCTGGCGGGCTTCATCGACGCGTTCCCGGACCTGGCCCTCTTCCACGCCAACTCCAACAACTTCTCCGGCGACCTCCCGGACCTCACCCACCTCCGCTACTTCTACGAGCTCGACCTCTCCAACAACGCCTTCTCCGGCGCCTTCCCGGCCTCCGTGCCGCCCCTCGGCGGCCTCCTCTTCCTCGACCTCCGCTTCAACGGCTTCGCGGGCGAGGTGCCGCCCCCGGTCTTCGGCATCTCCGTCGAGGCGCTCTTCCTCAACAACAACGGCTTCTCCGGCCGCATCCCGGACACCTTCGGCAGCACCACGGCGCAGTACCTCGTGGTGGCCAACAACCGGTTCACCGGCCCGATCCCTAAGTCCATCTTCAACGTCTCCGGCACGCTCTCCGAGGTGCTCTTCCTCAACAACGACCTCTCCGGGTGCCTGCCGTACGAGATCGGGCTGGTGGAGGGGCTCACGGTGTTCGACGCCGGGGGCAACCGGATCAGGGGCCCCATCCCGCTCTCCTTCGGCTGCCTCGCTGACGTCGACGCGCTCAACCTCGCCTCCAACCAGCTCTACGGCCACGTCCCCGACGTGCTCTGCTTGCTCTACAAGACCGGCAAGCTCACCAACCTCTCGCTGTCGGACAACTACTTCCACTCCGTCGGCTATCACTGTTTGGAGCTGGTGAGGGCTCGGGTGCTCGACGTGCGCCGGAACTGTATCCCCGGGTTCCCCGGGCAGCGGCCGCCATTCGAGTGTGCCCTGTTTTACGCCGACCCGAGAAACCACTGCCCCTTCATCCCGCACATCCCGTGCGACCTGCCGGGGTTCAAGCCGCCGGCCATTGCGACGTTGCCGGCGGGGAAGGGCGTGGTGCATGGCTATGGAGAAGGGAGTGGCGGTGGGAACTGA
- the LOC124676663 gene encoding reticulon-like protein B11, whose translation MATHHRPLHALLGGGAVADVLLWRRRNVSAAAVAGATVVWFLFERAGYSLPSVLSNAVLLLVVILFFWAKSASLLNRPLPPIPNLEVSDVVVKKAADRALVWINRLLAVGHDIAIKRDRTVFIQVILALWVVSCIGMLFNFFTLIYIGAILSLLVPPFYERYQDLVDEKVGLAHKVLSRHFDTIISKTGQPDKQKKAE comes from the exons ATGGCCACCCACCACCGGCCCCTCCACGcgctcctcggcggcggcgcag TCGCCGACGTGCTCctgtggcggcggcggaacgtctccgcggcggccgtggcgggcgccacGGTCGTCTGGTTCCTCTTCGAGCGCGCCGGGTACAGCCTCCCCTCGGTCCTCTCcaacgccgtcctcctcctcgtcgtcatcctcttcttctgggCCAAGTCCGCCTCCCTGCTCAACAG GCCTCTCCCACCAATTCCTAATCTAGAGGTATCGGATGTGGTTGTTAAGAAAGCTGCAGATCGGGCTCTTGTATGGATAAACAGGTTGTTGGCTGTTGGCCATGATATTGCCATCAAGAGAGATAGGACAGTTTTTATACAG GTTATACTAGCTCTATGggtggtttcatgtattggaaTGCTCTTCAACTTCTTTACGCTCATTTACATTG GAGCAATACTTTCTCTGTTGGTCCCCCCGTTCTATGAGAGGTACCAGGATCTTGTTGATGAAAAGGTTGGTTTAGCACACAAGGTTCTGTCAAGGCACTTCGATACCATCATTAGCAAGACCGGACAACCAgacaaacaaaagaaggctgagTAA
- the LOC124669732 gene encoding cysteine proteinase inhibitor 8-like — protein MRTCTFLIVVAAMIYAIVTPATGCGESYGTASIEGGWERIPNINDQHIQDLGNWAVLEFLKHANCMLKFNKVVSGKEQVVSGMNYELIIDASDASGKLGTYKAEVYEQEWTKTRKLVSFSKAN, from the coding sequence ATGAGGACATGCACCTTCCTCATCGTTGTTGCCGCGATGATCTATGCCATCGTTACACCCGCCACGGGCTGCGGTGAGTCATATGGGACGGCATCGATAGAAGGTGGATGGGAACGTATCCCGAACATCAACGATCAACATATTCAGGATCTCGGCAACTGGGCAGTTTTGGAGTTCCTCAAGCACGCGAACTGCATGCTCAAGTTCAACAAGGTGGTGAGCGGCAAGGAGCAGGTCGTATCCGGCATGAACTATGAGCTTATCATCGACGCGTCGGACGCTAGTGGAAAACTTGGCACGTACAAGGCCGAGGTGTACGAGCAGGAGTGGACCAAGACACGCAAGCTCGTATCCTTCAGCAAGGCCAACTAG